A window from Phalacrocorax aristotelis chromosome 5, bGulAri2.1, whole genome shotgun sequence encodes these proteins:
- the SPTB gene encoding spectrin beta chain, erythrocytic isoform X4: MTSANDYEQLELQQHYSRINVRWDASDDELDNDNSSARLFERSRIKALADEREAVQKKTFTKWVNSHLARVTCRISDLYMDLRDGRVLIKLLEVLSGELLPKPTKGRMRIHCLENVDKALQFLKEQRVHLENMGSHDIVDGNHRLVLGLIWTIILRFQIQDIIMQTQEGEETRSARDALLLWCQMKTAGYSHVNVTNFTSSWKDGLAFNALIHRHRPELFDFQNLTKSNARHNLEHAFSVAERHLGITPLLDPEDVFTENPDEKSIITYVVAFYHYFSKMRLLEVEGRRLGKVIEHAKETERMIEGYGGLASTLLTWIEQTIASLNSRSFANSLAGVQHQLQAFSTYRTVEKPPKFQEKGNLEVLLFTIQSRMRANNQRVYTPHEGRLVSDINRAWEQLEKAEHERELALRTELIRQEKLEQLARRFDRKAAMREAWLSENQRLVAQDNFGQDLPAVEAAKKKHEAIETDTAAYKERVQAIEAVAKELEVEGYHDIQRINGRKDNILRLWEQLLELLAARRQRLEMNLVLQYLFQEMLHSIDWMDEVKVRLGSPESGKHLLEAEELLQTHQLLERDMALQAEKTRAISAAALRFADAEGYRPCDPKVIRDRVSHLELRQQELQVLASQRRALLEQSRSLWTCLWELDEAESWIKEQEQLYSSLDFGKDLPGVLLLQRRHAAFEAELRSRGGRLERALAAGEGLVAAGWAAGRLRERGAAVRALWAQLEELAAFRQRGLSASEGFFQFQAEVEELAEGLRDARRRAAAEELGQDEYRTRALLRQHQELLEEIAAAQEQLDGLAQQAEGFSPELRAGPEAQSRLVALRELHADVAALAERRGRQLQDALDLYTVFGESDACHLWMGSKETWLGQLEVPQVLEDLDVAQHRLDGLEQETAAVASQIAAVNQAADGLLASGHPRSPQVRQCQEKLNERWDRFRELVSKRHRAVGSALRLLNYRLECEETRQWLLSKARAVEATAELGRDLAGVLATQRKLYGIERELAVAEGRLATLRSQADRLAEERPEVAQEVAERLSAVTAAWEELQKALQEQAASLGEAGQLRRFLQDLDDFQAWLFGAQKAVAAADEVPASLAEAEDLLQRHEVARRDAEGHAAAFTALVESGERVVGEQADPQYEGLRQRLRGVEAGWAALGRMAEARHGFLVQCRGFQEFLRDAKQAEILLTNQEYTLAHLELPTTLEGSATNLRRFQEFCAGMESSAEKVPEAVASGTKLVAEGNIFSEKVAEKCQALQERHEAVTAKAEEAATLLQDNHELQTFLQNCRELDAWVEEKMLTVQDASYGEARGLHGKWQKHQAFMAELAANQGWLEKIEMEGKELVSRKLQYGKVVAWQLDELRRRWDGLRAAAEEKGRQLFEANRSTLYAQSYGELESWLGQAKEELRATEQAKDLTATNLLLKRLMRLEEQVRARMKELEELGQQGPPPAGDVPDADGHEQRLQRRFLDLLEPLEKRRKELETAKAMYQLGRDLEDEKLWVQERLPLARSTEHGTDLPSVQRLAKRNETLQKELAGHAPRLAEVLSRGEAAAASGDELSPELEARVRELRGLWEMLQAEAAARHRRLREASEAQQYYLDASEAEAWISEQELFMGAEEKPKPCQVLMGTAVPQDEESGLVMLKRHVRQQRSIEDYGQTIKELAGRAQQLLSAGHPEGEQIIRLQGQVDKHYAGLKEVAEERRRRLENMSHLFQLKREVEDLEQWIAERDVVASSQEMGQDLDHATLLREKFREFARETGSVGQERVDRVNLAIEDLIDAGHAEAATMAEWKDGLNESWADLLELIDTRMQLLAASHDLHKYFYDGTELLALIAARRQELPQDLGEDAGTVEAFHRMHSAFERDLQLLETQVQQFRETATRLQTAYAGEKAAGIQEQEQEVARALRALLEACSGRRARLVDTADKHRFFGMARDLLSWMESTVRQIETQEKPRDVSSVELLMKYHQGIRAEVDARSKSFTTCIELGKKLLQRKHQDSPEIKAKLVELVENRRAMMEMWEQRWDRLRLLLEVCQFSRDASVAESWLMAQEPYLASSDYGQTVDAVEKLLKRHEAFEKSSATWEERIAALRKLTTLELLGGRTLSEGLARDGATRTEAPDYQLDLDGELEAGTKSLLACPTSSS; the protein is encoded by the exons ATGACCTCGGCGAATGACTAcgagcagctggagctgcagcagcattaCAGCCGCATCAACGTCCGCTGGGACGCGTCCGACGATGAGCTGGACAACGACAACAGCTCGGCACGGCTCTTCGAGCGCTCCCGCATCAAAGCCCTGGCAG ATGAGCGGGAGGCCGTGCAGAAGAAAACCTTCACCAAGTGGGTGAATTCACACTTGGCTCGCGTCACCTGCCGCATCTCGGACCTCTACATGGACCTTCGGGACGGGCGGGTGCTCATCAAGCTTCTGGAGGTGCTGTCAGGAGAGCTTCTG CCAAAGCCCACCAAGGGCCGGATGCGGATCCACTGCCTGGAGAACGTGGACAAGGCGCTGCAGTTCCTGAAGGAGCAGCGGGTGCACCTGGAAAACATGGGGTCCCACGACATCGTGGACGGCAACCACCGCCTCGTCCTTGGCCTCATCTGGACCATCATCCTCCGCTTCCAG ATCCAGGACATCATCATGCAGACGCAGGAGGGTGAGGAGACGCGCTCCGCCAGGGATGCGCTGCTGCTCTGGTGCCAGATGAAAACGGCGGG GTATTCCCATGTGAACGTCACCAACTTCACCTCAAGCTGGAAGGACGGGCTGGCTTTCAACGCCCTCATCCACAGGCACAG GCCTGAGCTATTTGACTTCCAAAACCTGACCAAATCCAACGCCCGGCACAACCTGGAGCACGCGTTCAGTGTGGCGGAGCGGCACCTGGGCATCACCCCGCTCCTCGACCCCGAAG ATGTGTTCACAGAGAACCCTGATGAGAAGTCCATCATCACCTACGTGGTGGCCTTCTACCACTACTTCTCCAAGATGAGGCTGCTGGAGGTGGAGGGCAGGCGTCTGGGCAAG GTCATTGAGCACGCCAAGGAGACAGAGCGGATGATCGAGGGCTATGGGGGGCTGGCCTCCACCCTGCTCACCTGGATCGAGCAGACTATCGCCTCCCTCAACAGCCGCAGCTTCGCCAACTCCTTGGCTGGGGTGCAACACCAGCTGCAAGCCTTCAGCACCTACCGCACTGTGGAGAAGCCCCCCAA GTTTCAGGAGAAGGGCAACCTGGAGGTGCTGCTCTTCACCATCCAGTCGCGGATGCGAGCCAACAACCAGCGTGTCTACACCCCACACGAGGGGCGTCTGGTCTCCGACATCAACCGG GCTTgggagcagctggagaaagcGGAGCATGAGCGGGAGCTGGCGCTGCGCACCGAGCTCATCCGGCAGGagaagctggagcagctggcaCGGCGCTTCGACCGCAAAGCGGCCATGCGGGAGGCCTGGCTGAGTGAGAACCAGCGCCTGGTGGCTCAG GACAACTTTGGCCAGGACCTGCCGGCAGTGGAAGCGGCCAAGAAGAAGCATGAGGCCATTGAGACGGACACGGCCGCCTACAAGGAGCGGGTGCAGGCCATCGAGGCGGTGGCGAAGGAGCTGGAGGTGGAAGGCTACCACGATATCCAGCGTATCAATGGGCGCAAGGACAATATCCTGCGGCTCTGGGAGcagctcctggagctgctggctgcccGGCGCCAGCGCCTGGAGATGAACCTTGTCCTGCAGTATCTCTTTCAAGAGATGCTCCACAGCATTGACTGGATGGATGAAGTCAAA GTGCGGCTGGGATCACCTGAATCGGGGAAGCACCTtctggaggcagaggagctgctgcagacTCACCAGCTGCTGGAGCGTGACATGGCTCTGCAGGCGGAGAAGACACGGGCCATCAGTGCTGCTGCCCTCCGCTTTGCTGACGCCGAGG GCTACCGTCCCTGCGACCCCAAGGTCATCCGGGACCGCGTGAGCCACCTGGAGCTGcgccagcaggagctgcaagTGCTGGCGTCCCAGAGGAGAGCCTTGCTGGAGCAGTCCCGGTCCCTCTGGACCTGCCTCTGGGAGCTGGATGAGGCAGAGAGCTGGATcaaggagcaggagcagctctACTCCTCCCTGGACTTCGGGAAGGACCTGCCgggtgtgctgctgctccagcgCCGGCACGCCGCCTTTGAGGCCGAGCTGCGGAGCCGGGGTGGCCGGCTGGAGCGGGCGCTGGCGGCGGGAGAGGGGCTGGTGGCGGCGGGCTGGGCGGCCGGCCGGCTGCGGGAACGGGGGGCAGCGGTGCGGGCGCTGTGGGcgcagctggaggagctggcggcTTTCCGCCAGCGTGGCTTGAGCGCATCTGAGGGCTTCTTCCAGTTCCAGGCAGAGGTGGAGGAGCTGGCGGAGGGGCTTCGGGATGCCCGCCGGCGGGCAGCCGCCGAGGAGCTGGGCCAGGACGAATACCGCACCCGCGCCTTGCTGCggcagcaccaggagctgctggaggagataGCGGCCGCCCAGGAGCAGCTGGATGGGCTTGCCCAGCAAGCCGAGGGCTTCTCCCCGGAGCTGCGGGCTGGCCCCGAGGCGCAGAGCCGGCTGGTGGCCCTGCGGGAGCTGCACGCCGATGTGGCCGCCCTGGCTGAGAGGCGGGGCCGCCAGCTGCAGGATGCTCTTGACCTCTACACTGTTTTTGGGGAGAGCGATGCCTGCCACCTCTGGATGGGGTCCAAGGAGAcctggctggggcagctggaggTCCCTCAGGTGCTGGAGGATCTGGATGTAGCACAGCACAG GCTGGatgggctggagcaggagacAGCTGCCGTGGCTTCCCAGATCGCCGCAGTCAACCAGGCAGCCGACGGGCTGCTCGCAAGCGGGcacccccgcagcccccaggtCCGGCAGTGCCAGGAGAAGCTCAACGAGAG GTGGGACCGATTCAGGGAGCTGGTGTCCAAGCGTCACCGAGCCGTGGGCTCGGCACTGCGCCTCCTCAACTACCGTCTGGAGTGCGAGGAGACTCGGCAATGGCTGCTGAGCAAAGCCCGGGCGGTCGAGGCCACTGCCGAGCTGGGCCGGGACCTGGCTGGCGTCTTGGCTACTCAACGCAAGCTCTACGGCATCGAGCGGGAGCTGGCGGTCGCCGAGGGCCGCTTGGCCACCCTGCGCTCCCAGGCTGACCGCCTGGCCGAGGAACGGCCCGAGGTGGCCCAGGAGGTGGCCGAGCGGCTGTCGGCTGTGACAgctgcctgggaggagctgcagaaggctttgcaggagcaggcagcctcTCTGGGGGAAGCCGGGCAGCTCCGGCGCTTCCTGCAGGACCTGGATGACTTCCAGGCGTGGCTTTTTGGTGCTCAGAAAGCCGTGGCGGCTGCTGATGAGGTGCCGGCTTCTCTGGCTGAGGCGGAGGACCTGCTGCAGCGGCACGAGGTCGCCCGGCGGGATGCGGAAGGGCATGCGGCCGCCTTCACCGCGTTGGTGGAGTCGGGAGAGCGGGTGGTGGGGGAACAGGCGGACCCCCAGTACGAGGGGCTGCGGCAGCGCCTGCGTGGCGTGGAGGCTGGATGGGCCGCCCTGGGTAGGATGGCAGAGGCCCGGCACGGCTTCCTTGTCCAGTGCCGTGGCTTCCAGGAGTTCCTCCGTGATGCCAAGCAAGCGGAGATCCTCCTCACCAATCAG GAGTACACACTAGCCCACCTGGAGCTGCCCACCACGCTGGAGGGCTCGGCCACCAACCTGCGCCGCTTCCAGGAGTTCTGCGCTGGCATGGAAAGCAGTGCGGAGAAGGTCCCCGAGGCGGTGGCCAGCGGCACCAAGCTGGTGGCCGAGGGAAACATCTTCTCTGAGAAGGTTGCCGAGAAGTGCCAGGCCCTCCAGGAGCG GCACGAGGCCGTCACTGCGAAGGCGGAGGAGGCAGCGACTTTGCTGCAGGACAACCATGAGCTGCAGACCTTCCTGCAGAACTGCCGGGAG CTCGACGCCTGGGTGGAGGAGAAGATGCTGACAGTACAGGATGCCTCCTATGGTGAAGCCCGTGGTCTCCACGGCAAGTGGCAGAAGCACCAGGCATTCATGGCTGAGCTGGCAGCCAACCAGGGCTGGCTGGAGAAGATCGAGATG gaggggaaggagctggTGAGCCGCAAGCTGCAGTACGGCAAGGTGGTGGCGTGGCAGCTGGACGAGCTGCGGAGGCGGTGGGACGGGCTGCGTGCCGCCGCTGAGGAGAAGGGCCGGCAGCTTTTTGAGGCAAATCGCTCAACGCTGTACGCCCAGAGCTATGGGGAGCTGGagagctggctggggcaggcGAAGGAGGAGCTGCGTGCCACCGAGCAGGCCAAGGACCTCACTGCCACCAACCTGCTGCTGAAGAGGCTGATG AGGCTGGAAGAGCAAGTGCGAGCACGGatgaaggagctggaggagctaGGGCAGCAGGGTCCCCCCCCTGCTGGGGATGTGCCGGATGCCGATGGGCATGAGCAGAGGCTCCAGCGGCGATTCCTTGACCTGCTGGAGCcactggagaagaggaggaaggagctggagaCTGCTAAGGCCATGTACCAGCTTGGACGGGATCTGGAGGATGAGAAG CTTTGGGTGCAGGAGCGGCTGCCCCTGGCAAGGTCGACGGAGCATGGCACCGACCTCCCGAGCGTGCAGCGCCTCGCCAAGAGGAATGAG ACgctgcagaaggagctggcGGGCCATGCCCCCCGCCTGGCCGAGGTGCTGAGCCGgggcgaggcggcggcggcgagcggcGATGAGCTGAGCCCGGAGCTGGAGGCACGGGTGCGGGAGCTGCGGGGGCtgtgggagatgctgcaggCGGAGGCGGCCGCCCGGCACCGGCGCCTGCGGGAGGCCAGCGAGGCTCAGCAGTACTACCTGGATGCCAGCGAAGCCGAGGCCTGGATCAGCGAGCAGGAGCTCTTCATGGGAGCTGAGGAGAAGCCAAAG CCGTGCCAGGTGCTGATGGGCACTGCCGTGCCACAGGACGAGGAGAGCGGCTTGGTGATGCTGAAGAGACACGTCCGGCAGCAGCGATCCATCGAGGACTACGGCCAAACCATCAAGGAGTTGGCAGGGAGGGCTCAGCAGCTGCTCTCTGCCGGCCACCCTGAGGG GGAGCAGATCATCCGGCTGCAGGGCCAGGTGGACAAGCACTACGCGGGGCTGAAGGAGGTGGCTGAGGAGCGCCGCCGGCGCCTGGAGAACATGTCCCACCTCTTCCAGCTGAAGCGGGAGGTGGAGGACCTGGAGCAGTGGATCGCCGAGCGCGACGTGGTTGCCTCCTCCCAGGAGATGGGGCAGGACCTGGACCACGCCACG CTCCTGCGAGAGAAGTTTCGGGAGTTTGCGCGGGAGACGGGCAGCGTGGGGCAGGAACGTGTAGACCGGGTGAACCTGGCCATTGAAGACCTTATTGATGCGGGGCATGCAGAGGCAGCCACCATGGCCGAGTGGAAGGACGGGCTGAATGAGAGCTGGGCTGACCTCCTGGAGCTGATTGACACCCGCATGCAGCTCCTCGCCGCCTCCCATGATCTTCACAAATACTTCTATGATGGCACTGAGCTGCTGGCCCTCATTGCCGCCCGGCGCCAGGAGCTACCCCAGGACCTGGGTGAGGATGCTGGCACGGTGGAGGCTTTCCACCGCATGCACAGCGCCTTCGAGCGTGacctccagctgctggagaCACAG GTGCAGCAGTTTCGGGAGACGGCGACGCGCCTGCAGACCGCCTACGCCGGGGAGAAGGCGGCCGGCAtccaggagcaggagcaggaggtggcGCGAGCCCTGCGGGCGCTGCTGGAGGCGTGCAGCGGCCGCCGGGCCCGGCTGGTGGACACAGCCGATAAGCATCGCTTCTTTGGCATGGCACGGGACCTGCTCTCATGGATGGAGAGCACCGTCCGGCAGATTGAGACGCAGGAGAAACCCAG GGACGTCTCCTCAGTGGAGCTGCTCATGAAGTACCACCAAGGCATTAGGGCTGAGGTAGACGCCCGGAGCAAGAGCTTCACCACCTGCATTGAGCTGGGCAAGAAGCTGCTGCAGCGCAAGCACCAGGACTCGCCGGAG ATCAAGGCAAAGCTGGTGGAGCTGGTAGAGAACAGGAGGGCCATGATGGAGATGTGGGAGCAGCGCTGGGACAGGCTGCGGCTGC TGCTGGAGGTGTGCCAGTTCTCCCGGGACGCCTCGGTGGCCGAGTCGTGGCTCATGGCACAGGAACCCTACCTGGCCAGCAGTGATTATGGGCAGACAGTGGACGCAGTGGAGAAGTTGCTCAAGCGGCACGAGGCTTTTGAGAAGTCCTCGGCCACCTGGGAGGAGCGCATTGCCGCCCTGAGGAAGCTGACGACG CTGGAGCTCCTGGGCGGGCGGACACTGAGCGAGGGGCTGGCGCGGGACGGGGCAACGCGCACCGAGGCTCCTGACTACCAACTGGATCTGGACGGGGAGCTGGAGGCCGG cacaaaAAGTCTCCTCGCATGTCCCACAAGCTCCTCGTAG